Part of the Polyodon spathula isolate WHYD16114869_AA unplaced genomic scaffold, ASM1765450v1 scaffolds_2384, whole genome shotgun sequence genome is shown below.
attaatcacttcattaattcgggagatggccacgtTCTGCACGAGTTTTTGAATTGCTGGCAGAGACGAGTTTGCCAAACCTTGTCTCTGCCAGAatgtacacacatgcacgcacacacgccatctttttaaataatggaaCAAATGAACagtcataatacaaatataaaacaataaacaaaacacacggcggttagCCGACATCtatctacaaaataaaacacaataaacaaatacaataaataagatagggacagagggggagaccccgttctaaaaataaacaaacaaaatatatttaagcagggctttcctaccaccctgctacatgtacataaatgtttttaataaatgttttgattAAAGATGTAGCTGCTCTAGAtagtgctgctctagaaagagtgcaaagaagagcgaccagaattattcctggtttaaaaggcatgtcatatgctgaCAGGCTTAAATAAATGAAtctactcagtcttgaacaaagaagacgacgcggcaacctgattcaagcattcaaaattctaaaacaatgtcgacccaaggcactttttcaacatgaaaaaagaaacaaggaccaggggtcacatggagattagataaaggggcatttagaacagaaaatagaggcgcagagaattgtgggaatctggaatcaactccccagtaatgttgttgaagctgataccctgggatcctttaagaagctgcttcatgagattctgggatggataagccactaacaaccaaacgagcaagatgggccgaatggcctcctctcgtttgtaacctttcttctgttcttctgtTGTGTTTTCACTGCTGTATGAAATCACCACGGTACACTggcagtttgtgtaattattctTATCATTCTTAGTGTTATGCTGGGGAGCGCAGTGGGTGAATGCACAAGCCTGGCTGAATCCCTGTGAAATCCATCAGTGGAAAGATTAAACGCAAACTCCTTATCAATTACTTATTCATTGTAAAACTCTATTTTAAAATCTGATCGAGATTTGTAAGTACATTAGCAGCGGGAGCCAAAGTATTTAGCTTTGTCTTGAATGATACAGAGTCTAAATGGTGCCAAAGAGGGCGTCGGCCTACTAAAATGTAAGCAAAATGGATTGTCAACAAGAGCTGCTTTTGTTGATGTAGATTTCTCAAAAGGCTACACTCTGGAAGCCTGTAAAAAAGACACTTTGGTCTTTAACACAAACCTGCTGTCTTACGTCAACGTTGGTCTGCTGTAACGAGTGCTAATCTTACCTAACGTCCTGTCAGCACTTAAAACATTACCACTgtccccttttaaaataaatcccaaCCAAAACCTGAATTCAATTGAAGATTATGGCGCTTCTATAGTCTGGGTTGAatgcttctgttttatttcttaattctGTTGTCTATACGTCACAGGCTAGTTCTTACTCTCTGTTCAGAATGATAGTTTCAGTTTCCATTTATTGTTAACAGGATACCAGCCCTTATCTTTCTGTATAGCTTTATATAACCCCGCTCCACGTCAGCCTTGCTTTGAAGCGGTAGTCTGAAGTTCAGATAGGGCGCATTTAAACAGGCACTTTACTGCGAAAAAACAACAGAGGAGGAAGATCAAACGAACCACTCGAGTTCTATTTGCAAAAGGTAAAACTGCAGCAAAGTTCGTTATATGTTCTAAATATTCATTGCTGGTGGAACGTTATGTTTgttgtgcaaaagaaaaacacagtaaattaacacattttagaaattatatttaatgtttcTGTATTTCTCTGTGCActgtaaatcaaatatttaagatTTAAACATACAATGTGTAGATTAGAAACAAATTTTAGTTTGAACTCGTTTTCTTTAGACTTTGATACTAGCACAGTTTAACGTGTATATAATAGTAAACGTGTTCATAAGCGGCTGTATAAAGTTTAGTTCTTGAAACGCCTTTTAATTCGATGATCTCAATCTGTAATTTGATATAAAACAATAAGACGCACACCGTATTAACTTATTTGAAATACACTTGCTCTGGAGATCACACacgttattttaaaacaacacttcaAATACTGTTTAATACCAATTGCAGCTGTAACTCTGATAAGCTGTAAATGAAAGACATGTATCTAAGGTAATGCCACAAGACTAGAGGGAGTATTTTATAAAccctgttttgtctgtctttgtGATAGCATTCTTAGGGTCTCATGCACTAAACGCTGGTAAATGACCTGGAATACTGTAAGAGAAACCCATATTGCGTGCAAAAATGAAGGTGTAaccgctctattcactaatataataatatgcacgaatGAGGCgtgctaaatgattcatttgccagtcatcatagcatgCGAAATGCTGCACgcgttacacaccctttattttaaataaataaacaaatacgtttGCTTCAATCTTGGGAGTTTAATTATTTCCGAGTGTACAACACTACAGTTCCCGTGCAGCAgtcttttggtaagttgcattttcagaatcatatcattatgtacaatATTACATGTTAACATCGAATGTTAAAACACtgcccttaatccacaaaaccaaccaAATCCATCCTATGTAgtctatatttgacattttatttgtagtggtCTTTGGAACATGGTTTAACCTGGAATAAATGTAAtgcagtacctgaaagcagatcCACCTGTTTATTATGTTTCCCACACATTCTGGTCTGCCCtgtttgtattgtgatttagacagacaccacCTGGTCTCAATAAGCGGTACTCTTAACACACGCTGATATATGTATGAcacctgaaatgtatttttttttaaatatgaatgaaaaaaaatgaacctgTATGTGTAAAATGAATTGCTGATGTTATAGGGGTGTTGTCATCACATTCTATTGTTGTGGTGACCACTGCATTCTAGTTGTGTGGGGAAACGTGTTTGACTTTTAAAAGGAAGGCATGATGCGATATCTGTGTCTGCACTGTAGCCTATAGGGAAAGCATttctgcactgacagtgtaagctGGGTCAGTAATGAtctaaaaagaaacagcaatagagaatcatacagaacaaatATAAGCAGGTAAGACTTGAAGTATTAGGGAAGTGACATAAACAGATACAGGCTGATAGAGGACTAATTGCTTCATTGATGTAAAAACATGCCTTTTGACTAACAGGTGATTGCTTTGCTGTTACAGACTGAGAACAGAGCCAGCTGCAGGATCCAGCCATGTACCAGCTGCCAAAAACAAGGGCAAACACCTGGGAGTACGAACCTTCTTTCATGACAGGAGAGGAGGTGGAGTTTGAGGGAAGCAGGTAATCTCTCCTTCCATTCTTCATTATGAATCCCATGTGAAAACTCAATCAATCCCTGATCAGGATCTGTCAGGCTTCCCGTGCATCTTAGTCTGTTTATAGATGTTATCCGATGCACAGAGCATGACCTGGTTTATAAAGAAACAAACTCTTCTTTTATGTCTGATAGCTGTTCATAGGTTAATATGTGccaggtgtctcttattataacagaagttATGTTGCACAGTCAGAGCCACCCAGCTTGCACAAGGATCCTGCATTATCAGATGTATTTTCAGGATCAGAGCCAGTGATCCACTCTTATCTCTCCTTCCATAGTTCATTTAGTCTTTATAGCAGGGAACAAAACAATAATCTCCACAAGTGGCCCCTGTAAACACTGCAGAGCTACACCCAGCCAGAGCCCTGCCACGCTTATGGGTAACTAGCAAACCGGGAGCTGCTTGGGTTAGTTCAAATCAAAGCTCTGATGAGCCAAGTCCGAGTCCTTGACTTGTTACACACAGAATCATTCGAATGGGAACTATGTCTGTATCTTTTAAAACCTGCATGTCTTCTAAAAGTAATTCAGAAGTTTGTTTCAAGCACGGAGGTACTTCAGCACAGCAATGCCTTGACATTTGTTTGATCTGTAGCCTGTACAGCAATGCCTTGACCTTTGTCTGATCTGTAGCCTTTACAGCAATGCCTTGACCTTTGTCTGATCTATAGCCTGTACAGCAATGCCTTGACCTTTGTCTGATCTGTAGCCTGTACAGCAATGCCTTGACCTTTGTCTGATCTATAGCCTGTACAGTAGTGCCTTGACCTTTGTCTGATCTATAGCCTGTATGCTATAGCCTATCACAGCTGGATTTCTATCAGAGCATCTTAGTGCTGGGAAATGACCTGGATTGTCTGGATTGCAGTGGCCCTGCACTTTGCTTGAGTTCTTCCAAAGGAAACAAATTGAGAAGAGCAGTAGtctaaaaacaaattatacattgAATTGTTGTTCCTTTAACAAGAACTCCCAGAAACAACATTCCTTACAAATCTGAACACCCTTACAAATACACATTCAACACAATGTGCGTATCTTTCATGTAGGcaaatgtgagatctacaaagtgatggtaatacaaattagaattaatataattattttgttagctccgAGTACATTATAGTCCCCCGTGAAAAGCACGGCAAATTGTTCCAAATTCTTCGGCAAGGGTCCATGAGTTCTGCTACAGAATTTCTTGAATTCTCCGGTAGCCTTTTGAAAGTTAAAACCAAATACAAGCTTAAATGCATTTAGGATAACCAATCAGAGTAGCTTTTGTCAACCTTTTAGGATTGGTTCATTCGATAAAGAGGATGAACCTAACTCCATCGGAATCTCTGATAGGTGGATTTCAAATAAGATGCAATTTTATGACCCCATAAACTACACTTCAATCAGCATTCTCACAAGCATTGTGGAAAGCAtgtttcatgtcttttttttttctaagcctgTTTTCAAAGTTTGTTACAGCACATGGGTTAGCATATAGCAGAATgaatacacaaaaacatttattgaaactttaataacttttattaattccaaaaactaaattgtgAGACCACTGTCAGCAGGTAGAAAAGTACGATACATTTCCTCAAATAGTGTTATTCTGAATAAAATTgacaaagaaaagtaaaaatacattttttttaaatgttatgcaaAACAGTTTACCCCCGTCCTCATACAAGTGTCTCGCACTGTCCCGAGCACCATtgcttgctgttttatttccTAAGTAGCTTTTGCCTCCATACACATTCGCTCAACAAGTTTATCCATTTTAGCCCAGGATTTTAATATCCACAGCATGTCAGTGTCTAACTCTCTTTGTGTTTCCCTttcacagcacagagcagagcatTGAGGAGTTTGTCCAGCTGTTCAAATCCAAGAAGCCGTTGATAAAGAGACACCTCCGAGAACTCACAGAGATTGCAGATGGCTTGGATGAGGCCAGCATGAATGCAGCCGTTGCTAAGACTATAGGGAGCTTCGTAGGGGTGGCCGGGGGGATCATGACCCTAGCAGGGTTATTCCTGGACCCCGAGTCACCCACAGCCTGCAGTTTGCAAGACATTGGAGAGAAAGGGGTCGCCTTAGGACAGTTTGCCAAAACTGCCACTGATATAACCCAGGCCGTCAGTGAGAGAACACACAACCAAAGAGCAGATGAGATACTGTGGAAGGTAGAGGCTGCGATGTTAGAGCTGAGCAAATCGATCGACATCGCCTTTAAATCACTCCTGAAATTGAAAGAGTCTCGTCTCGAGGACAAGAGCAGTTTACTTTTACAGCTCTGCAGTAGCGTGGGTCCTATCATTAGTAGGTACATAGGGGCGACAGTGATGTGTGATGTGGGCTGTTCTTCTACAGCCCTGTCTGTGTGCGATGACAGGCTAGCTAGGGGGGTTCAAGTTGGACTCTGGGTGGCTAAAGATGTCTATGAGATGAGTTCGTATTATGAAGACATGCAGCAAGGCTGCAAAACTGAAAGAGCAGAGGAGATCAGGAGTGTGGTGAAATCTGTAGCCTCAGATCTGAAGAGACTGGAACAGCTGTATCAATACATGCGGCAATGAAGCTTCTTAAAGGAAATGTGATAACATATAGATTCAGAGAGGACATCAGTAATCTGGAGCAGAGCTCTTCACTGTATTGTGAGGTATACTAAATGTGAAATCCAGGCCTTGCACAGAACGGGGTTGAATAGACAATGTAAGCTATGTCAGAATGCATCGCTGCAGGCTTGTTGACTTGTTAGAACAGGATTGATCCAGTGAGACAATTATATCTGTACCTGTTAAATCTGTatgtaataaaaatgatatatatatatatatatatatatatatatatatatatatatatatatatatatatatatatatatatatatatatatatttgatttgtaAGTGTATCATGCCTCATTTATATTATCATGTAACATTACAAAACATACAAGTTATATTACATTGTTTGATAAAGTAAAAATGATTATATTCCTAACCATATACTCCATGACTGTTTACATAAGAATGCCAGTTTCAATTCCTTGCAGTTCATCAGCCACCAAAACTAGGAGCACAGCAGCccattcatttgtttaattagagaTCCTGAGGCACTATTATTGTTACTACTTAGAAAGATAATGCAGGGAGAAGAGCCGCTATGCATGTTTTAGATGAGTGCCCATATTCTAGGTATACCGTGTGGGGGGTTTCAATGCGAGACACAGCACTCTGAATTTACAGGACTGAGCCCGAATGACAGTAATAAAACTGCCATTAGGACAAGGAGACGTCACATCTGGAACGGCTGGACTTTGCTTCCTTATCTTATTCTGTTTAAATGAGAAATTGAGGCCTCACTCTTCTGACCAGCTATTTATAGCAAGTTTGAACACATTATTATTGAAGCTAAACCTAAACGTTGCTGAAATCAGAACGAAAAGGGATTAGATTTTACTACttgttgtcaga
Proteins encoded:
- the LOC121310755 gene encoding uncharacterized protein LOC121310755; the protein is MYQLPKTRANTWEYEPSFMTGEEVEFEGSSTEQSIEEFVQLFKSKKPLIKRHLRELTEIADGLDEASMNAAVAKTIGSFVGVAGGIMTLAGLFLDPESPTACSLQDIGEKGVALGQFAKTATDITQAVSERTHNQRADEILWKVEAAMLELSKSIDIAFKSLLKLKESRLEDKSSLLLQLCSSVGPIISRYIGATVMCDVGCSSTALSVCDDRLARGVQVGLWVAKDVYEMSSYYEDMQQGCKTERAEEIRSVVKSVASDLKRLEQLYQYMRQ